ACAATCTGGTCCTTGTCGGGGGTCCCGTCGGGTTCGTCGTCGGGACCCAGCTCGTCGATGTCATAGTAGACGTCGATGGAGTTATGGCCTGCTTGGAGAGTCTCACCGTCTACAATCTCGACATCGTTCAGTTCCGCCCGGTCAAAGATGTATGTGCTACCGTTATAAGACGTACGGTCAGTGTTATACAGCCCGCTGACCGGCGTGCCTGCCGTGGACGGCCTATCCTTGGGATCGGTCTCTGTTTCTTCATTCCCATCTCGGTCCACATAATGGTACACGACAGTGTATGTGCACTCGTCGGGCGTCACCGTGCCGTCGGTGGTTGCGGTGAAGACAACGTTGTGCTCAGGCATGTAGAACAGGCCTTCAATAATGTCGCTTTCCTGAAGGTCATTTGTAGTCCATTCAGTAGCGTCTTCTGCCTGCTTCTTGATTACAACGGTTTCCCCGTAGGTGTAGGACTCTGGTTCAGCGTAGAGAGTCCCGTCCAGATAATAGGTTACGGTAAATTCCCGTTCTGTGCGCGTATACTCCGCTCTATACGTAATGTCCCCGGTTACAGTATCCGCTATTTCAGGAGACCATCCGGTAAACTCATACGAATAAAGTTCGCTGGGTTCTTTAGTCGGATCCTCAATTCTCGGTGTCTTATCGCCGTAAGCCAGCCCGGGAAATACGGTCTGGGGACTTGTTGTTGTGCCGCCATTCAAGTCGTAAGTCACCGTATAGCTGTTGAGCTGAGAGAAGCTGCCCTCGATCACAACAGCATGATCGGTGAAAATGCTACTAATAAGAGTAACAAAGGGTAAACCCCTTGTTACTCTTATTTTTTATGAAAAAACGGAGGTGAAAGGACCATGAGCAACAAATATTTGGGACCCGCGGATCGGCAGCTGATTGCAGAGAAGTGGGCCGCTTATGCGTCGGTGCGGGAGATCGCGGCCCTGGTGGGCGTGGCGCCTAAAACAATCTATCAGGAATTGCGTCGCGGGAACAATGGCACCCTGGACAAGAACAGCCGCCAGTCATACAACCCCGATCTGGCCCAGCGTCGTTTCCAGGAAAGCCTCCGCCGGCGCGGAAAGCCCCTGAACAGGGCGCGGGCCGCCAGTGAATGAGGGACCCCACCGCCCTGGGGGCGGGTAAATGCAAAGGAGGAAAAAGCAATGGCAACCATGATCAAACAGACGAAAGAGGAAATCAGCTGGGCGGAGATCGCCAGGGCCAGAGAGATGGGTGTGCTGGACAAGCTGCTGGCGGAGCGGGATGTGATCCGTTTCAACCTGCGGAGCGGCACCGAGGTGGCCATCATGGTGGAAAAGGTGGAACCGGGCCGGGTGTGGATGGGCTTTGTGGACGGCGTGGCAGAGCGTCCCATGTATGAGAGCCTGCTGGTGCGCCCGGTGTCCTGGAAAGAGAGCGACGCACGGAAGTGGTGCAACACCGATCTGGTCCAGGATCTCCCGGAGGACCTGGTGTCCATCATTACACCCCGGACCATTCGGCAGACGGTAGAGGACAAGGAGCTGGTAACCACGGATCTGCTGTGGCTGCATAGCGCAACGGAGTTTTTCGGGCGTCGGACATGGGCCTCTGGCGACGATCCCACGGAGGAGCAACTGCCGGTCTACAAGACCGAGCGGGACCGCGTGAAGATGTGGAACGGGCGGACATGGCCGCATTACACCCGGTCCGTCTATGCGTCGTACAGCAACAGTTTCTGCCGTGTCTATACGGACGGCACGGCCACCACCGACAACGCCGACGGTTCGAGGGCCGTGGCCCCCGGCTTTTGGATCTAATCGAACAATCCAGAAAAATCAAGCCCCGCAAGGGGCGGAGAAAGGAGCCGGACATGGCAAAACGAAAGGAAATCAAGTGGCGGTGGGAAGCCCGCGGCACCATGATCGGACGGCAGAACGGGATCATTTTTCGGATTTATCACCCGTGGGACATGCCGGAGCGGGAACACACCGTAAGCTGCTACGACACAAAGGGATCCGCAAGAACGATCAGCACGGCGGGTTACAGAAAATTCACCTGGGAGGAGGCCGTGGAGTTCTGCCAGGCAATCGCAGCCGGAGAGATTGACCTGGAGGACCTGCGGGCGGAGTTTGCCGCGATAGAGGCAGAACGGGAACGGCAGGCGCTCCGCAAAGCCGTGGAAGAGGCCAAGGAGTTCCGGGGCCACCTGGAGGCGGCGGGAATTTCATACAACACCCTGCTGGAACTGGAGGCGCTGCGGGGAAACCTGGGAAGCCTGGGACACAACGCGCTCCTGGGATTTGAACGCGGGGAGGGCTGGCCGGATGGGACCTGACGGGAAAGGCACCGCCCAGGCAGCGGTCTACATAGACGGGCAGCCGGTGCAATACGCCGGAGAAATCACGCTACCGGAGATCACCGCAGCGCCGGAACAGATGGAGAGCACGGAGGCACCGCCGCTCCTTGCGTCAATGGGCTTTACGGTGGAGCAGTTCAATGAAGCGGCCCGCTTTATGGCGGAAGCGTTCGGCATTTTCTGCGACAAGCTGGCGGAGGCCACCAGAGCGATGGTAGACGCATGGGAGGCGATCCGGGCGGCAGAGGAGTTCCGCAAGGCCCTGCGGTGGGCGGAGGCGGCCAACAGGCCGCTGGCCGCCCGCTACCACCACACCAAAAAGAAGCGGATCCGCAAGAAGTACGCAAAGCGGATCCTGGCCTGGTATCGGGAGGAGATCCTGTAATGCTGCGACTGAAAGCCACAAAAACCAGTTTGTACAAGCTGGTGGCGGAATTTGTGCCGAACCTGCCTCCCATGCGGAGCGGGACCAGCTTCACCAAATATCCGAGAACCCCGGACTATGCCCTGGACTGGATCACGCAGGAATGGGACACGGCACATGCCTTTTTCTCCACCTGCATGGGCCGCCCGCTCCTGTCCATTGAGATCAGGAGCGGAGAAACCGGAAAGACGGTGAACCGAACCACACACGCCCTGAACCTCCGGGATCTCCGGGAGCGGGGCATGGTGGAGGAGTTCATCACGGCGGCAGAGCGCCGGCGGGTAGAAAGGAGTGCCGACAATGGTGGACTTTCTCCCGCTACCTGATAAGGAATACAGCGTGATTTATGCGGATCCCCCGTGGCAGTATCGGCAGCACGGGACCACGGAAAAGAGCCGGGGCACGGCACTGAAACAGTACCCAACCATGGCAACCGAGGATATATGCAATCTGCCGGTGCGGAAAATCTGCGGGGGGGGGGCAGCCTGTTTTCTATGGGCAACTTTCCCGAACATTGCCGAGGGGATCAAGGTCCTGGAGGCATGGGGGTTTCAGTATAAGACCGCGGCTTTTGTGTGGGTGAAAAAATACGCCAGGAGCGGGACCAACTTTTGGGGCATGGGAGCCTACACCCGCGCCAATGCAGAGGTGTGCCTGCTGGGGGTATCGCCTGGGTTTAAGGCAAAA
This DNA window, taken from Dysosmobacter welbionis, encodes the following:
- a CDS encoding helix-turn-helix domain-containing protein — encoded protein: MSNKYLGPADRQLIAEKWAAYASVREIAALVGVAPKTIYQELRRGNNGTLDKNSRQSYNPDLAQRRFQESLRRRGKPLNRARAASE
- a CDS encoding DUF6273 domain-containing protein, with protein sequence MATMIKQTKEEISWAEIARAREMGVLDKLLAERDVIRFNLRSGTEVAIMVEKVEPGRVWMGFVDGVAERPMYESLLVRPVSWKESDARKWCNTDLVQDLPEDLVSIITPRTIRQTVEDKELVTTDLLWLHSATEFFGRRTWASGDDPTEEQLPVYKTERDRVKMWNGRTWPHYTRSVYASYSNSFCRVYTDGTATTDNADGSRAVAPGFWI
- a CDS encoding MT-A70 family methyltransferase, with the protein product MVDFLPLPDKEYSVIYADPPWQYRQHGTTEKSRGTALKQYPTMATEDICNLPVRKICGGGAACFLWATFPNIAEGIKVLEAWGFQYKTAAFVWVKKYARSGTNFWGMGAYTRANAEVCLLGVSPGFKAKERIRSHKVHQIIEAPFEGHSKKPDETRRRIVELLGDVPRLEMFARQRAEGWDAWGNEVPPEERTIK